Below is a genomic region from Trichocoleus sp..
CCTATCTCTCTCAGCAAGGAAGAATTGCAGCAATTGAAAGCGGTAAGATAAACAGAGAGAAATCCGACTGCACACCATTCGGGATAAGGCATTATGACACTCCCTCTCGTTCCGTTGCTCTATCTGGCACTGGCTGGTGCTTATCTGGTTGTCCTTCCAGGAATTATCTTCTTTTACCTGAAAAGCCGCTGGTATGTTGCTAGTTCCGTTGAGCGACTCTTGATGTACTTCTGCGTTTTTCTGTTCTTTCCCGGTCTAGCACTCCTCAGCCCATTCCTCAACTTCCGCCCCGAACCGCGTCAGATTAGCTAGTTAGCGCGATCGGCTTCAGTAGATTAATTAGGGTAGGGATCTCGCTGCAATGATTGGAGTCAGCACAATCCCTGCCTTTTTGTTGCGGCGTTTCATCCTTTTCAGATATTCCCTTATCCCCATCCGCCACACAATCGCTACAACAAATCTGTCAGAATCAGGGTAATAGATTTCTCGATCGTGACTCTTCATGCGACGCATTGACATTATCGGTATTACCCTCGGCATTTTTGCAGCAGGCGGAGTCGTTTATCTGATTCTGCAACAGCTTGGGCTAAACAGCATCAACGCAGGTATCTGGAGCCAAGTGCTGCTGGTGGGTGGCTTAGTGGGTTGGGTCTTCAGCTATCTTTTCCGCGTCGTTACTCAAAACATGACCTTAAATCAGCAGGTCAAAGACTACGAAGATGCCTATCTCCAAAAACGCCTGGACGAAATGACGCCGGAAGAACTGGAGCAGCTGCAAGCAGAAGTTGAGCAAGAAAAGCAACGGTTTGCAGGCAAGTGATCTAACCCTGCTTTTGCCCTTCGCTCAGCAAGGCTAACTGACCCCTGCCCCCGAATACCGTAGAATAAGAAACGGTCAAAACACAGCAGGTTTGGGATGGTTTCTGTTTCTGGTTGCATGGAGTCGCTGCGCGATCGAGGGCAGTGTGCATTAATTCCTTTTATTACAGCAGGTGATCCAGATCTGGAGACCACTGCGAAAGCTCTGCAAATTCTCGATCGCAGCGGGGCAGACTTAATCGAGCTAGGCGTTCCTTATTCTGATCCATTGGCAGATGGGCCCGTGATTCAGGCAGCCGCCACCCGAGCGCTGCAAAAAGGGATACGTCTGGAACAGGTGCTCGACATGGTCAAGACCGTCAGCCCAACCCTTCGCGCTCCGATCGTTCTCTTCATCTACTACAATCCCATCTTGAATCGCGGCATCAGCACCTTTATGCAACAGGCAGCCGCAGCAGGAGTAAAAGGGCTGGTCATTCCTGACTTACCGCTAGAAGAAGTGCAAGAAGTCACCCAAGCAGCAGCAGCAGCAGGCATTGAAGTGACATTACTGGTTGCACCCACAACACCGAAAGACCGGATTGAGTCGATCGCGCAGCAGTGCCAGGGCTTTATCTATCTGGTCAGTGTGACTGGGGTAACAGGGATACGATCGGGCATAGAGTCTCGCGTTCAGGAGTTGTTGACGCAACTTCGCGAAGTCACTGATAAGCCAATCGGCGTCGGGTTTGGCATCTCTCAACCGGGGCACGCTCGTCAGGCAATGGAATGGGGTGCAGATGCCGTCATTGTGGGTAGCGCGTTTGTCAAACGGTTGGCTGAAGGGTCGCCAGAACAGGGTTTGCAGTCGATCGAGTCTTTCTGTCGCTCTTTGAAACAGTCGATCGCAGAATAAAATCTCTGTAAAGTAAGCATCGGCTTGAGCAGATATAAAGCAGTCTGGGAGTAATTAGGAGGAGTTTGTCTGATTTCTCCTATGGCTGCTGCAATTCGCATCTCGTTTTCTGCCTTCGTTTATCTCTTGTTGCTGAGTTTGGGCTATGGCTCGATTGGCTGGTTGCTCGCTGCCTTTCAAGTCTCGAAATTGATTTGGCTAGGGACGCTGTCCATCACTTTTTATGTGGCTGCGCTTGGCACAGATGCCCTCCTGGTAGCGGTTGCCTGGGTGGTTAGTGTGGCAATGATCGGTGCGGTAGATAAAGCTTGGATTTCGATTTGGAATGCGAACCTGCCTTACGAAAACGCTCAGCTTTGGGCGATCGGGCTGCTTGTTTTCTGGTTCTGGGGGCTGGTGCTGACCAGTGGCTTAGCTTTTGCTCGTAAACCCGTTCAGGCGATCGGCATTCCCTATCGTCACATTTGCCTGACGCTATTAATTTTGACCTGGCTTGCACTCACTGCCGGTTCAATGGCTTATCACCTGACGGTTTCTCTTCCTCACTAGCGCAGATAACGCAAATGTCTCACGCATTCCCACCTAACCTCGATCCCCTGTCGCGCTATCACCCCCAACGCACCTCGTCTGATTACCTGCAACGAATTGATCCAGATGTCTTTGCGAGCTTCAGCCCCGAACAATTGGCAGCAGTGACCAATGCGCTAGAAGCAGCGATCCCCAAATCTTCACCTAAACTGGTAGACCTGCGTTTTGGCGTTGATCTGCTGTTTTCTCGCTTCTATGTCGTTCTGCTTGTGGGTAAAGACCGCCGAAAACAAAGTCGCCCCTATCTGCCCAAACCTGTTTCTCGGATTGGCAACAAGATCGCCGCTGTCCTGCTCCTACTCACGATCAACCTGTTGATTAGCCTCTTCATTGCCCTTTTCGTCTATCTCGTTAAATCTGCGGTAGGCATTGATCTGTTCCCTCACTCCCATCTCACCGAGCAAGTGCATCAGTTTTGAAGGTGTTCTTCCTGAAATTGGTTCACTAAAACCTATCCCCAGAAACTCACCCTCAGGCTGTAAAATGGATCGGTTGAATTGCAAGACGAGCCTTGATTGAACGGTATACCCTGCCCGAAATGGGCGAGATTTGGACGGAAGCATATAAGTTAAGAACCTGGCTTCAGGTGGAGATCGCCGCTTGCGAGGCACAGGCAGAACTGGGCTACATCCCAAAAGAGGCAGTGGAAACCATCAAAGCGAAGGCAAACTTTGATCCGAAGCGGGTGCTAGAGATTGAAGCAGAAGTCAAGCATGATGTGATCGCCTTCCTAACGAACGTGAATGAATATGTGGGCGATGCCGGACGCTACATTCACCTGGGGATGACGAGTTCTGATGTGCTGGACACTGCGCTGGCACTGCAAATGGTCGCCAGTCTCGATATCATTCTTAGCCGCCTGGAAGACCTGATTCAGGCAATCCGCTATCAGGCACAGCAGCACCGCGATACGGTCATGATCGGTCGATCGCACGGTATCCACGCCGAACCCATTACCTTTGGCTTTAAGCTGGCAGGCTGGTTGGCTGAAGTGCTGCGCCACCGCGATCGACTCTCTCAGCTGCATCAGCGCATTGCTGTCGGTAAAGTCTCTGGGGCAGTCGGCACATACGCCAATGTTGATCCCCAAATTGAAGCGATTACCTGCCAAAATCTAGGATTAGAGCCTGATCCCGCCTCAACTCAAGTGATCTCCCGCGATCGTCACGCTGAATTTGTGCAGGCATTGGCATTGTTGACTGCTTCGATCGAGCGATTTGCAGTTGAGATCCGCAACTTGCAGCGCACTGATGTCTTAGAGGTTGAAGAATTTTTCTCAAAAGGGCAAAAAGGCTCTTCGGCAATGCCCCACAAGCGGAACCCGATTCGATCGGAGCGTCTGACCGGGATGGCAAGAATGGTGCGCGGCTATGCAGTGGCGGCTCTGGAGAACGTAGCGCTCTGGCATGAGCGAGATATTTCTCACAGCTCCGTTGAGCGGGTCATGCTGCCCGACTGCTGCATTTTGACTCATTTCATGCTGGTCGAAACCACAGATCTGATCAAAAATCTGCTGGTCTACCCAGAAAACATGAAGCGCAACATGAACCTCTACGGTGGGGTTGTGTTTAGCCAGCGGGTATTGCTGAAGCTGGTAGAAAAAGGCTTAGCAAGGGAAGAGGCTTATGCAGTCGTCCAGTCTTGCGCTCACACCGCCTGGAATCAGGAGTCGGGAGACTTTCACGCCTTGATTGCTCAAGATCCAAAAGTAAAGACGCATCTCTCTCCTGCTGAAATTGAGGAATGCTTCGACCCACAGCAACACCTCAAGCACCTCAACGCCGTTTACCAGCGGTTGAATATTTAGGGTTCTTCTGCCCGGGGGTGTTTCAGGCGATTGGCTACGAACTGCTGATAACCTGATTGCGCCCCTGTAACTTTGCTTGTAAAAGGCAGTCGTCTGCTCGTTGCAGCAGGCTAACCCCTTTCAGGTCATCGTCAGGGTTGAGGGTGGCAGTTCCGGCGCTAATGGTAATCCTCAAGTCAAGGGTTTCATTGATGGCGAAGGGCTGGGCACCGATTAGCTGACAAATTCGGTTGGCGATCATCTCGGCTTCTTGAGCGCCCGTGTCACTTAAAACCACGACAAACTCTTCGCCGCCATAGCGAAATGGGGTGTCATAAAACCTTAAGTTATGCCGCAGTCTTGCTGCCAGCAGGATCAGAGCACGATCGCCCACCAGATGCCCGTAGGTGTCGTTAATTGATTTGAAGAAATCGACATCGAGCATCACGACACTAATCGGCATCTCGCGGCTACGAGCATTCTGAATCTGACGCGGCAGTTCCCATTCAAAGGCGCGACGGTTGTTCAGTTCTGTGAGCGGGTCGAGCAACGCAATCGCAGAGAGCACATCGTTTGCCCGGATGAGTTCTCGGTAGTTGTGAACTTGGCGCAACCCGGCATGCACCTGCGATCGAACGAGATAATGCTGCCAGCCTGAATGATCAGTAGGTTCTTCTGGCAAAGGCAAAACTAGACAAGCATCCGAACCGATTTCGAGTGCTTCTGCCTGGAATTTAGCAATCTGAGCTTGCTCCATCTGGCTGATTTCAGGGCGCTCATCCAGCATGATGCAGTAAATCCAAGCAAGGCGATTCTGAGTTTTAACCTGACGACAGAGATCAAGGCTTCCGAGTTGACCTGCTTGAATGATCAGTAAATCAGGCTGCTGTGCCTGAATCAGCGGCATTGCCTCTAGCGGATCAGTTGCCACCTCGATCGATAAGTGTGCGATCTCCTCGATGAGATTGAGCAGGGAACCCCGAAATCGATCGTCTCCAACCAGGAGTATTGAAGCGTCCATTAACGGCTGCGGAGACTCTTAATAATATGGAGACAGCTTGCAGTAGAAGAGCGTTGATTGAACGATGCCTGATGGTTTAGAACAGCGATCATAGCAGGCGGACTCTCCAAACTTAAGTATCAGGACAATTTCTACTGGATTACCGACCGATCGCGAAGTTTTCTCAGCTTACATCTGCCGTAAATAATCACGAAAGGGAGTTGCTCCGCCTTCTCCTGCAGATTGTTTCCTGCCTGATTTACCTCGCTCAACTCAATTGCCTCAACTAACTTCAGGTCGAATTCGGTAGGATGATTGAAAATAGAAGTTACCCAGAATTTTCTAAACGCAGTGGAGCCTGGTTCTGTTCCATCCTTTAGCAATAAGTTCTTGGTGTAACTTTGAAGTCTACAACCAGAGCAGTCGAAATTCCATGTCCACTCCTCTCAGCGGCGATCAAATTCGGCAAACGTTCCTCAACTTCTACCAGGAGAGAGGTCATCAAGTATTGCCCAGTGCCTCCCTTGTTCCCGAAGACCCAACCGTGCTGCTGACGATCGCTGGGATGCTTCCGTTTAAGCCAATTTTCTTGGGACAGCGCACTTCTGAATTTCCGCGTGCCACAACTTCGCAGAAGTGTATTCGCACCAATGACATCGAGAATGTGGGACGAACTGCCCGTCACCACACCTTCTTTGAAATGCTGGGCAACTTCAGCTTTGGGGATTATTTCAAAGAGAAGGCGATCGCCTGGGCATGGGAGCTTTCAACGCAGGTGTTTGGGCTGCCTGCCGAGCGACTGGTGGTCAGCGTGTTTCGAGAAGATGACGATGCGTTTGCCATCTGGCGCGACCAAATTGGGGTTCCGGTCAAGCGAATTATTCGCATGGATGAGAAGGACAACTTCTGGCAGTCAGGCCCGACGGGTCCCTGTGGTCCTTGTTCAGAAATTTACTATGACTTTCATCCAGAACGCGGTGACGATGCGATCGATCTAGAAGATGATACGCGCTTCATTGAGTTCTACAACCTGGTCTTCATGCAATATAACCAGGACGCTGAAGGCAAACTCACCCCACTTCAAGCACAGAATATCGACACAGGGCTGGGTCTGGAACGGATGGCGCAGATCCTTCAGAAAGTACCGAATAACTACGAAACAGATCTGATTTTTCCGATTATTAAAACTGCCGCGACAATTGCTGGCGTTGACTACGCGAAAGCAGACGAAGAGACAAAGGTTTCCCTCAAAGTAATCGGGGATCACATCCGCGCAGTGGTTCATCTGATCGCCGATGGCATTACTGCCTCAAATGAAGGCAGAGGCTATGTGCTGCG
It encodes:
- a CDS encoding NAD(P)H-quinone oxidoreductase subunit L — its product is MTLPLVPLLYLALAGAYLVVLPGIIFFYLKSRWYVASSVERLLMYFCVFLFFPGLALLSPFLNFRPEPRQIS
- a CDS encoding DUF3007 family protein, coding for MRRIDIIGITLGIFAAGGVVYLILQQLGLNSINAGIWSQVLLVGGLVGWVFSYLFRVVTQNMTLNQQVKDYEDAYLQKRLDEMTPEELEQLQAEVEQEKQRFAGK
- the trpA gene encoding tryptophan synthase subunit alpha, translated to MVSVSGCMESLRDRGQCALIPFITAGDPDLETTAKALQILDRSGADLIELGVPYSDPLADGPVIQAAATRALQKGIRLEQVLDMVKTVSPTLRAPIVLFIYYNPILNRGISTFMQQAAAAGVKGLVIPDLPLEEVQEVTQAAAAAGIEVTLLVAPTTPKDRIESIAQQCQGFIYLVSVTGVTGIRSGIESRVQELLTQLREVTDKPIGVGFGISQPGHARQAMEWGADAVIVGSAFVKRLAEGSPEQGLQSIESFCRSLKQSIAE
- the purB gene encoding adenylosuccinate lyase — encoded protein: MIERYTLPEMGEIWTEAYKLRTWLQVEIAACEAQAELGYIPKEAVETIKAKANFDPKRVLEIEAEVKHDVIAFLTNVNEYVGDAGRYIHLGMTSSDVLDTALALQMVASLDIILSRLEDLIQAIRYQAQQHRDTVMIGRSHGIHAEPITFGFKLAGWLAEVLRHRDRLSQLHQRIAVGKVSGAVGTYANVDPQIEAITCQNLGLEPDPASTQVISRDRHAEFVQALALLTASIERFAVEIRNLQRTDVLEVEEFFSKGQKGSSAMPHKRNPIRSERLTGMARMVRGYAVAALENVALWHERDISHSSVERVMLPDCCILTHFMLVETTDLIKNLLVYPENMKRNMNLYGGVVFSQRVLLKLVEKGLAREEAYAVVQSCAHTAWNQESGDFHALIAQDPKVKTHLSPAEIEECFDPQQHLKHLNAVYQRLNI
- a CDS encoding diguanylate cyclase, whose protein sequence is MDASILLVGDDRFRGSLLNLIEEIAHLSIEVATDPLEAMPLIQAQQPDLLIIQAGQLGSLDLCRQVKTQNRLAWIYCIMLDERPEISQMEQAQIAKFQAEALEIGSDACLVLPLPEEPTDHSGWQHYLVRSQVHAGLRQVHNYRELIRANDVLSAIALLDPLTELNNRRAFEWELPRQIQNARSREMPISVVMLDVDFFKSINDTYGHLVGDRALILLAARLRHNLRFYDTPFRYGGEEFVVVLSDTGAQEAEMIANRICQLIGAQPFAINETLDLRITISAGTATLNPDDDLKGVSLLQRADDCLLQAKLQGRNQVISSS